A region from the Candidatus Rokuibacteriota bacterium genome encodes:
- a CDS encoding SWIM zinc finger family protein: MTHRVRFRRQLFARIQGNYGVYRTWVRSGSRGLNSGCTCPSEGWPCKHVHALEHTCRANPRSFFDADGFLKTLASRPKAELVEAIGRLIARAPEGLAAPGVKGFEDEEPEDLAAEEEDDEWR; encoded by the coding sequence TGCGCTTCAGGCGGCAGCTCTTTGCCAGGATCCAGGGAAACTACGGAGTCTATCGCACCTGGGTCCGCTCGGGGAGCCGGGGGCTTAACTCGGGCTGCACTTGTCCCTCCGAGGGGTGGCCGTGCAAGCACGTCCACGCCCTTGAGCACACGTGCCGCGCCAATCCCCGGAGCTTCTTCGATGCGGACGGCTTTCTCAAGACGCTCGCGAGCCGGCCGAAAGCTGAGCTGGTTGAGGCCATCGGTCGGCTCATCGCGCGGGCCCCCGAGGGGCTCGCCGCTCCTGGCGTCAAGGGCTTCGAGGACGAGGAGCCCGAGGACCTGGCGGCTGAGGAAGAGGACGACGAGTGGCGGTGA